In Palaemon carinicauda isolate YSFRI2023 chromosome 1, ASM3689809v2, whole genome shotgun sequence, the genomic stretch ccttgcctctgtcattcatcagcggcctttaaaccttcaaacaagaAAAATCACCTCATCATCTTTAACCAATTAGCGATGACTAAAAACATTCTGTGTAGCATCGGCGTATATAACCAAACCATCAAATCTCATGGTGGAAAAGGGACGGCATTTGAAACCGCACTCATACAGTAGCTGTAACAAATCATCTATTGCATTCTCTGTGCGTTTGGAGAGCCATCCTGATGATTTGTTTATTGGCATCTCCCTTCAATGCCTTATTGGTAACGCTCCAGGTTCATTTGCAAATGCCTAAGTGACAGACAAGCCAAGGAGAAGAACGGTCGGTCGGGTAAATTGGCTTAGTTTTCTCCTTCTAATGGACGAATTAGATCGACTTGAAATTTCGGGTCAGTCGACGACTGGCAGTCACATAGGGAAGTTGTCTGTTTCCAGGTGTCGTTCATTGCCGATACATTTGCTTAACAATCGACGCTCTGCAGGTAATTGAGAGTGAGTTTGGGATTAGGTGGAACTATCAGCTATTATCAGTTAGGTGAAAGGAGGGATATTAGAGATAGAGGGCGTTATCGTCTCAGTATATCCTGACAGCTTGTACTTCAAATTGATAAAAACGTGTATTAACAAGCATGCGACACATGTTTGAACAATTACACATAttagacacccacacacacacgcatatatatacatacatatatatatatatatatatatatatatatatatatatatatatatatatatatatagatagatatagatatatataaatatatgtatatatatatatatatatacatatacagaatatatatatatatatatatatatatatatatatatatatatatatacatacatgaacacacacacatatatatatacatggaaatatatatgtgtgtgtatcatagccACGCAAGGAAACCTGAAAATACTTGATTGTAGTTAGTACTTTTTTGTCTTACTGGTGACTAAGGTACCAACTCCcatcaagtcttttcaattttcgTTTCGTGGCTTTGATACATATCTAATTCTCATCGCGTATCAGCTTTCgtgatatacacacacgtatatatatatatatatatatatatatatatatatatatatatatatatacatacatatacatatacatatacatatatatatatacaatatatatatagatagatagatagatagatagatatgtatgtgtatatatacatatatatatatatatgtgtgtgtgtgtgtatatatatatatatatatatatatatatatatatatatatatatatatttatatatatacatacatatatacatatacatatatatagatagatagatagatagatagatatgtatgtgtatatatacatatatatatgtgtgtatatatatacatatatatatttatatatatacatacatatatacatatacatacatatgtctgtatatatatatatatatatatatatatatatatatatatatatatatatatatatataaatgagcagacaaatacatatacatacatacagtacattcatgtatggttttttttttttcgtgaagtaGTAGTTCCAATATATCCCAAATTTGATATTACCACTTAAAGATATTATTACATGAGCACCATTTCTTGCCATTTTATAATCTCTTTTTCCTGTGATAATTACCTTAATTAAATGGCCTGATTTCATTTTCTTCTGGATTACGACCAAGAAATTCACTGTAACAATTCAGTATATCTTTGTCTTTTTATACGTAGAGACAAGATGAACACCCACAAGCTTTCCGTGACAAAAATAAGACCGGTGTATTCACCCATGACGCCATCAGACTTCCACTTCCTTTCCATCAACGACCATTTCACGAATGCTAACATCAAGGCAGCGAGACCCTTGACCGAGTCCAAGAAAAGCGAGATTGTGGCCTATAACTTAGCGACTGGACCACAGTTGGATCCCTGGATGAACGAATGGGACGATGCTGATCGAGCGGCAACTACGAAACCTTCGAATATCAGTAAGTGTGAAAGATAATATGATAAAGGAAATTAATACTTACATAAAACGTCAGGGTTAGTTTATTAGTTCTTGTTTACAGATAAATTATAACATCATCTGAAGGAAGGAATGAGGAAGGTTTTATTCGATgtcaaagaaaaagattaaagagtaaggttgcaggtttagaaatatttcacttttcaataaaagaaaattttgcctTCTTTGAGAATAGATGATCAATCCTTACCTTCTATATAACGAGATGCCAAACATTTACCTTCTATATAAGGAGATGCCAAACCTTTGCCTTCTATATAAGGAGATGCCAAACCTTTGCCTTCTTTATAAGGAAATGATACACCTTTACCTTCTATATAAGATGCTAAACATTTACCTTCTATATAAAGAGATGCAAAATCTTTACCTTCTATATAAAAATGCCAAACCTTTGCCATCTATATAAGGCGAGGCCAAACCTTTGCCTTCTATATAAAGAGATGCCAAACATTTACCTTCTATATAAGGAGATGCCAAACCTTTGCCTTCTATATAAGGAGATGCCAAACCTTTGCCTTCTATATAAGGAGATGCCAAACCTTTGCCTTCTATATAAGGAGATGCCAAACCTTTGCCTTCTATATAAAGAGATGCCAAACATTTACCTTCTATATAAGGAGATGCCAAACCTTTGCCTTCTATATAGGGAGATGCCAAACCTTTGCCTTCTATATAAGGAGATGCCAAACCTTTGTCTTCTATATAAGAAGATGCCAAACCTTTGCCTTCTATATAAGGAGATGCCAAACCTTTGCCTTCTATATAAGGAGATGCCAAACCTTTGCCTTCTATATAAGGAGATGCTAAACCTTTGCCTTCTATATATAGAGATGCTAAACCTTTGCCTTCTATATAAGGAGATACCATACCTTTAACTCCTATTGGCAAAATACAAAAAATGAGCATTGAAACGTTTCAAACTATTtgataaaaacaaaagaataaatctATACAATAGCCTAATAAGATGTCCTTTCTAATATCCAATACCACTAGCATGCACAATGGCTCAGgcaaagatgaaaaccctacaaaaattcccaaatggaaacataagaaacatacatggtctaaaccataacaacaataacaatgataataataataacatcaatgaaaacaatgaaacactCCATAACAATTACAATCTTAAACCAGTAAAGATCaggtaccacagaagagccacacaagcctgggaaagattcaaaAACTTTTACCCAGAAGTTGCAACAACGAGTGAGGAAATAACACataaaacgagcattcctggtggaaaatgATAGCTCCTTGTATTGCTAAGGACGAACCAAATCAagagtaataaaataaaacaataagtagccaaacattaataaataaacaagccccagaaaaggGATAATTATGAAAGCACAAGACCCTCGGaagctggcaagagaactcaccgTCTGGAAGTCCATAAGGCATGatgtagacaaaagaaaaaaaaacaagtagctATTgagtctgccccaatcttttcacttcccactgtacttcattttaacactttttcCTCCAATCCTTCTAATcctaattcccccctcccctcccacacctatcctatccccctatactgtggctgtagttctctctctctctctctctctctctctctctctctctctctctctctctctctctctctctcatataagtaaCTTGTTACTTTCATCTACGTATAGAGTTTACAGTAGGGGTCAAATGTTACTCTGGAAGTTTTTCATTTTCGAAACTGACAAAAACCAACAATGTGAATTTTGAACTCCAAGCGATTTCGACCACTTTTTTTCACTaaagttaacatttttttttttcattatttgataatTTTGTTGATAACCCTCACAAAGGTTCTATATTCTTATTACTATATTAGTTGGCACCCAGTATGCAAATTATTGCCTCTCTGtggtccttgaaaaaaaaaatgtatttttgcaaTTTTAGTAAATATCACATTTTTCGTCGAATAGAGGCTGGCGTATAATAATATTTCGAGTGATAATACAGGGATAACCGAGAGTTATACACAGCTATCACTTTTTTTCATATCTAGGtacatatatattcctaaaaaTCACACTGAGCCTTACTCCTTCTGCATGTTACCGACCAACCTCGTGACTCATAGTCTATAAGCTGCCGAACCTTTGCCTTCTATATAAGGAGATGCCAAACTTTCGTTGGGCGGACCACTTTTATATTTCCTAATGTGTAATATTAAGATGCAATTGTCATCCTGCAAGCACAGACCAAAAAAAGCGAAAAGGGTCATTTACAGGGCAcatagtaaagaaaaaattatgattaattaaaCCGCTAATGCCACTGCTTCTAGTTCTGCCAATAAAAGTAGCATACTTATAGAGAAACGAAAACGATAGGACCAGAAGTAAATTAATAAGTAACATACGAAATCAACTTTCTAGGCTAAGGATATGGTATAAATGATTAAGTGTTATTCTCTAAATTGAACTTACCATGCAAGTCGtggtatagtttaaaggtttaaaggtcactcattaatggcagaggcaagtgacaggacaatgcccaagagactaaccatactgtatatacatacattcaagcCCAAGCCCTTCTCCTTCTTTCtgtgaccagggagagccaggcaatgattgctgatgacccagcaggtagacctgtagcctCCCCTACCCCACTAAaaccattcctagctcacaaggatggtaagtttgcagacacttctagaaactatcgagcttgagcgaatcTCAAACTCCTGTGTCCCGTCCAACAGACTGTTAGACAGGGACATATCCAATAGACTATCACAGCCTTATACAGTTATTGCTTAATACGATGATGTAATTAAAACTTTAGTATTTTCTACATTATGTGTAGAgtaggtttttatattttattactacCGCACTCTGCTAGGTGATATTTAGCAACTACAAATTACAGCATCAAgggtactgtgacgagccgagaggaggttgtgaactcaaaggcagtgtgaaagcaactgagttaatttattatagaacactctcctttatatacaaaacctcaaggcaacaggaaattacatgttgaagaaacagacaatgttacataggagaaacgaagacatgtttattctggttctctttagtgcgagggaagagcgaagatacaagcataatatatacaaaatgaattatgtacgatcgtgtgacacacggttggtacagtacctaaGGCCAAAGTCACAAAGGAATTGACACGAAACTAGAAACGGAAATGACGAAATGCAAAAAATCTTAAGCCACACGTCACCCTGTCACACATGTACTCACGTTTGTCATTTTGACAAGATTGATTCCTAGGATGATGGCGCACTGGTTGCATTGGCTTCATTAAGAAAGCAATttccacccgtcgagatactactggtagagagttattgggtcttttgactggccagacagtgttacattagatccctctctctggttacggctcatttcatcttagccgacacatacacaaaatagccttacctattctttacacattctcctctttccttatatacttttacaacactgaaattaccaaacaattcttctctcaagaggttaactactgcactgtaattgtttagtggctactttcctcttggtaaggatagaagagactctctagctaaggtaagcagctcctctaggagaaggacactccaaaatcaaaccattgttctatggtcttgggtagtgccatagcctctctaccatggtcttccattgtcttaggttagagatcgtttgcttcagggtacaatcagtctcactattctatcttgtttctcttcctctcgttctttttttttattatttttagcttcttgttattttcaagtttttatagtttatagtgaatatgaaaaattcattttgttgttattattgttcttaaacttctcttgtagtttttctttatttcctttcctcactggggtattttccctgttggagcccttgagtttatagcatactgcttttccaactagggttgtagcttatcaagtaataataataataataataataataataataataataataaacagctgtTGAAGTCATGAGCATTCTCTatttaagaataagaaatggaaatTCCAAAAAACCTGCTCACTGATGaagtaaaaagattatttttttttctaatcattcaaGAATGTCATGCAAGACTTATGGGGATCTGAAGTCATTGGTGCTTCCATATTTGCAACATGGGTGTTGTAATTGCGAAAACCAGTAACGGCAAAAGAAAAATTCATCTTAACTCTTAAGTGAGCTTGAAATTAGTATTAAAACTTATTAGCAACTGCAGAAGCATTAAAAAAAACGCAACAAAACACACCAAAAACAACATATTCAAAACAATTACTACAACCAAAATAACACTTACAACAGCAGGTTGAACACAACTTGTCTTTTCAAATCATAACGAAATTTTGTTATTTGAAGATACAAAAATCACAACAGCAGGTTGAAAACGATGTATTCATCATTTTCCATATTAGAAATAAATCTTTATTCCCATTTACAGAAATAAAATACATACAACAGCATGTTGAACGTAGTGCATTTGTTTAAAGCATAGGGCTTTTGGAATTTGTTCTTATTTAAAGAAATGAACAAAAAGAACAGCAGGTTAGTCACAATGCAATTATGTTTTTTGCTAACAAAAACAAAAAGGCTTTATTATCTAAGTACATGAAAACTGCTGCTATAGCACGCAGCTGTGCCCAAAGCACAACAAGAACAGTGAACAGGTCCACTTTTGGTCGACAAGTGGCCACAAGCGTTTCCCTTTTTTTACGTGTCGTTGCTTCCTATGTGACGCAATCGATAAATATCTTTGTTATCACATTTTGTTCCACACGTGACACGTTTCGCATTTCTCGTGTCACGTTACATCCTATGCGACTCCGGCCTAAAAAGAAACTACTACTGCTGGTTGAATACTTGTTTTGTAGTAGATATGATGTAGACCAAATATATAATTGAACAGGTTTATTACTgtatttgtgattattattattattattattattattatcattattattattactatccaagctacaaccctagtttggaaagcaagttgctataagcccaggggctccaacagggaaaaatagcccagtgaggaaaggaaataaggaattgaataaatgaagagaacaaattaacaataaatcattctaaaataagtaacaacgtcaaaacagacatgtcatatataaactattaacaacatcaaaaacaaatatgtcataaataaactataaaaagactcatgtccacctggtcaacaaaaatgcatttgctccaactttgaacttttgaagttctactgattcaaccacccgattaggaagatcattccacaacttggtaacagctggaataaaacttctagagtactgcgtagtattgagcctcgtgatggagaaggcctggctattagaattaactgcctgcctagtattacgaacaggatagaattgtccagggagatctgaatgtaaaggatggtcaaagttatgaaatacAGCTTCAATGACCGATCAATCAATAGAGAATTCTAACCAGGACGATGAAATTTCAGTTAACCCTGAGGGATCGTTAATGGCACCTTTTGAAGCTCCTTGCTTCAGCAACTGTAGAAGGTCCTGTACTCTGTCTGTGAAGCAGATGCATTAACCTGTGCAAAATTAGGTTTTTAAGTGAAAAGTATTCTTtgaaattataatataattttccatGTAATATCTCTAACATTATATTTTAGCTATGTTTATAATGCTCTAGATtagctcttatatatatacatatatatatatatatatatatatatatatatatatatatatatatgtatatatatatatatatatatatatatatatatatatatatatatatactgtatatatatatgtatatatatatatatatatagatatagatatatatatatatatatatatatatatatatatatatatatatatatttatatgtatatatatatatatatgtatatatatatatatatatatatatatatatatatatatatatatatatgatggtaagTATGTATTGCTTATAATGAAGGTGTGCTCTTTGTTCTAGACGTGGTTGGCATGAAGCAGGTGTTCAGTTCAGAGACCAGTAGGAGTGTAAGAGTCTTCTGGTGCACCGTTCTCTTGTTTTTCCTGGGGCTCTTCATAACTCAGGTTAGATCAGGGTTTCTCGACATTTTATCTTTCATTTGACTCTATCATGCCAGACCTCTTCCTGTCCGTAGTCTCGTTTACCTAATACTTTAATAAACCATGTAAATAAATACTATGGAGACTAATGATTGATCAAAAATAGCTGTTCtaaaatctctatctctctctctctctctctctctctctctctctctctctctctctctctctctctctctccataataggAGAGTGAAGAGGGAGATAGAGACTTGTTTAAACCTCCACAGCACTAGATTTCTGAAGAAAGAAAATGGCTTCTGAGAAAACGTATTTTCTGAAGCAGTAATGATCCTCATTACAAGCgattcattttcaatattttcgATCTTATCTTATAATGAACATTAAAATTAGCagtttcaagtctttttttttttttttttttgcataaatattaTCCTATACAAGCTCTCGGAGGACaactgcgttttttttttcttttttttttttagaaaatactaTTCGTTTTATACCCTCTGAAGACAAACTAGTACCGAGATTGTTCATTGATTTGCTCATTTTTaagatgaatattttgtttttaaatgttcaACGTAAATCTAATCTTGCCGAGTTAGATATTTGTTTACGTCAATAATCATTGTAGAGACGGAAGTCTACGGGTTGCATGAATAAACATTAAGATTCCTTCACTCTCGCCCCAGTTTACAGATCGTGTGAACCACTATCTCAGCAATCCAGTTGAAGTCACCATGAAGATCAAACGAGCAGCTGAAATGGCATTTCCGACGATATCAATATGCAACAAGCAATTATACAAGTAAGACCTTATGATgttatatttcttcatttcctattgTGCTTCCTTGAATTACTGAACACTTCATTTCCTGGTGCAttcctttttatgttttttttttttttaattactggagTTTTAATTCACTGGtttcaattagataaaaaaaagataaacaagttTATTTGAACGAATATATGATCATTCGCCAGACTCCCGGGGATGAGTTCAAAATAAgcctaattaaatatataaaatttttattagagctctctctctctctctctctctctctctctctctctctctctctctctctctctctctctctcagccctaaACGAGCAAGACCCTACCAGGAACAGACGGCTGAGATTCTTGGGATGAAAGAAGAGGACGTCACTTTGAGTCACATGATGACGGTTTTCGACCCGACGGACTTATGGATGAAAATCGGCTTTCAAGTAGAAGACATCTTTAGCCAGGTTGTATTTCTTTGGTTTTCATTTGActtatttttttggatattttgctattttttctttgattttgcatccttttttcttttttttattagtttataattctttttcacccaaggggttactaactgcactgtaattgttcagtggctactttcttcttcgtaagggtagaagagactctttagttatggtaagcagctcttctaggagaaggatactccaaaatcaaaccattgttctctattcttgggtagtgccatagcctctgtaccatagtcttccactgttttgggttagagttcttttgcttgagggtacactcgggcacactattctatctaatttctcttccttttgttttgttaaagatttatagtttatataggaaatattcattttaatattgttactattcttcatatattttgtttctccttgtttcttttcctccctgggctattttccctgctggggcccctgggtttatagcatcttgcttttccaactagggttgtagcttggcaaataataataataataataataataataataacaataataataatctattcttcACAAGAAGAAAGAATTGATATAATATCAACAAACAAGTCGGACATGTTAAATCATGATAAGAACATTGAATTAAAGGCATGTAATTACACTTTTTTTTCATTACTGGTGAAATGAAAACTCTGAGGTGAAATGAATATCAAATTTTAGGGATTAGCTGACGAAAGTCGCACCATCGTTAGCGTATATGTCAGATTCTCATATAatatttatagtccatttcttttagcgatgcatatttgcaccgactcgcagcggtgcccttttagctcggaaaagtttccggatcgctgtttgactggacaagataattctaactaatcagcgatcaggaaacttttccgagctaaaagggcaccgccgcgagtcggtgcaaatatgcatcgctaaaagaaatggactatagtttgtttTTGCGGTGGGTGGAGGCATTCTGAATCAAAAATAGTCTCTTAAGTTGAGATAGGCTTTTAATCccgtcaacaaagttggaaagaggttatgttttcgcccctgtttgtgtttgtctgtgtaagtgtgtaagtgtttgtttgtttgtgaacagcttcctggccacaattttattcgtaatgaaacttccagggattaactgtaatgtaaaaagcaagaaatgattaaattttggaaggtcaaggtcacggtcaagcaaaatgccctaTTCACGTAACCAGCTATAAGTTTGCACATTGTTGTCCCAGagactacaaacttggttcatttatttataaaattccaCAACTTTAATATCAGTATCTACAGTTTAGGTCAATTTATATTATTAAATTGCTATCAGCTGTTACTCAATAAATCATACAAACAAATCCATGAAGTCTAAAGAATATTTCTCGGTCACTTAAAATTCCAAGAATGATTGAGGTCACAACAGCTTTGCTTCATTATATTTTTTGATTGATCGAATAATAAAATCAGCACTCGAGACGTagactccagaaaaaaaaaaaaaaaaaaaaaaaaaaaaaaaaaaaaaaaacattaccgatCAGCATTCACTAATAACGATAACAAGACAGATTTCTTAACAACCTATAGCTAGTTCTCAAATTTTAGATTAAAAAACAAAATCAACTAAAATCTGTTATCAGCGAGGTTTAGTTGCAATTTCTCAATATGAGAGACACTGGTGTAAATGGACCAAGTCTTCtccattctaaaataagaaaatgaactggaaagaaaatgagaataaaaatacgAATTGCGATGAAAAGGTGGTTTAGGAATTCTAGGAATATGAAACAGTATCACGTGTGTGGACGTCATACAATCGATTAGGCCAAACCGTCGTTGAAAAATGTAGGCGCCACAACAAGAATGATGAATTATCTCCGTTTGTTGTTAGTTAAGCGGCCTCATTCTTTACTGATGTCGTTACGGTCATTTGCAACACACTAATAAATGACAACGAAAACAAGCGTTTTTCTTTGATGTGTAATAGGTAATATACTAATATGCGGTAAAAACtagaatattcctctctctctctctctctctctctctctctctctctctctctctctctctctctctcggaggggCTAGTGCCATCAGAGTAAATGACAACGAAAACAAGCGTTTTTCTTTGATGTGTAATAGGTAATGTACTAATATGCGGTAAAAAAGTagagtattcctctctctctctctctctctctctctctctctctctctctctctctctctctctctctctctctctctctctccttagagggGCTAGTGCCATCAGAGCACTTCCCGGGATTGCACTTAGAGCATTATTCACGGGTCTTTGCAGAGATCCATCTGCCTCTAAATGCAACAATAATTATTCTctccgcttcctttcttccatcctgcTGTCCACTTTCTTTCAATTCATTTATGAGGCCACTGTGAAGCTTCCCCATTAGGCTACACCTCGTTATAAGCTGGCCTCTTTGGGTCTAACACCGAGACATACTATGCACGGTATGGCCagaattcaaatctctctctctctctctctctctctctctctctctctctctctctctctctctctcaaatacatcctttaatatatatatatatatatatatatatatatatata encodes the following:
- the LOC137616898 gene encoding glutamine-rich protein 2-like is translated as MPYGLPDGVKGMVSPYIEGKGLASLYIEGKGLASPYIEGKGLASPYIEGKGLASPYIEGKGLASSYIEDKGLASPYIEGKGLASPYIEGKGLASPYIEGKCLASLYIEGKGLASPYIEGKGLASPYIEGKGLASPYIEGKGLASPYIEEGKCLASYIEGKGVSFPYKEGKGLASPYIEGKGLASPYIEGKCLASRYIEGKD